A stretch of Pseudomonadota bacterium DNA encodes these proteins:
- a CDS encoding HD domain-containing protein — protein sequence MIIEDTCTDTKLMKLRDTLDAREENYLSPLACFSRDAIRRHPEKITGHRQNYSLDADRVLHSRAYTRYIDKTQVFYMIDNDHITHRVLHVQLVSKIARTIGRFLGLNEDLIEAIALGHDIGHPPFGHDGEKFLSDLCVEHGLPSFQHNIQSVTFLDRIERGGCGWNLSLQTLDGILCHDGEVHDHRIQPKRQKDFRAFECEMEEKLRNSRAELLPMTLEGCVVRFADTVSYIGRDIEDAIELKLISRDDIPMDCVKLLGKSNGKIVYSLVTDLITNGCEEDSIFFSPGISESLKQLKKFNYERIYLNPAIKKGYEQIRDCYRILFEDFVNNLVQNRRDSSVIVEFLAGMGESYRQTHPPAAIARDYIAGMTDDYFLARAKRLGADVPVKS from the coding sequence ATGATTATCGAAGATACCTGCACCGATACCAAGCTCATGAAGCTGCGTGATACACTTGATGCTCGTGAAGAGAACTACCTCTCGCCATTAGCTTGTTTCAGCCGGGACGCGATTCGGCGGCATCCTGAAAAAATCACCGGTCATCGTCAGAATTATTCCCTTGATGCAGACCGGGTGCTGCATTCGCGGGCATACACCCGCTATATTGATAAGACCCAGGTGTTTTATATGATTGATAACGATCATATCACCCATCGGGTGCTGCATGTACAGCTGGTTTCAAAGATTGCCCGAACCATCGGCAGATTTCTCGGATTGAATGAAGATCTTATCGAAGCCATTGCTCTGGGGCATGATATCGGTCATCCGCCGTTCGGGCATGACGGTGAGAAATTTCTTTCGGATTTATGTGTCGAACACGGCCTGCCGTCTTTTCAGCATAATATTCAAAGCGTCACATTCCTTGACCGTATTGAAAGAGGAGGGTGCGGTTGGAATCTGAGTCTGCAGACCCTGGACGGCATCTTATGTCATGATGGCGAAGTTCATGACCACAGGATTCAACCGAAGCGCCAAAAGGATTTCCGGGCCTTTGAGTGTGAGATGGAAGAAAAATTGCGCAACTCCAGGGCCGAACTCCTGCCCATGACCCTGGAAGGCTGTGTGGTGCGTTTTGCTGATACTGTGAGCTATATCGGCCGAGACATTGAAGATGCCATTGAACTGAAACTGATCAGCCGAGATGATATCCCGATGGATTGTGTGAAACTCCTCGGGAAATCAAACGGTAAAATCGTCTACAGTCTGGTCACTGATCTTATCACCAACGGCTGTGAGGAGGATTCGATTTTTTTCAGTCCGGGGATTTCCGAAAGTCTTAAGCAATTGAAAAAGTTTAATTATGAAAGAATCTATCTGAATCCGGCGATAAAAAAGGGATATGAACAAATCAGGGATTGCTACCGGATCCTGTTTGAGGATTTTGTGAATAACCTTGTCCAGAACCGGCGGGACTCTTCCGTTATTGTTGAATTTCTGGCGGGAATGGGCGAAAGCTACCGCCAGACCCATCCTCCTGCAGCTATTGCCCGGGATTATATTGCCGGGATGACTGATGATTATTTCCTTGCCCGGGCGAAACGCTTAGGGGCCGATGTGCCGGTGAAATCATGA